In the genome of Dermacentor silvarum isolate Dsil-2018 chromosome 1, BIME_Dsil_1.4, whole genome shotgun sequence, one region contains:
- the LOC119432928 gene encoding beta-1,3-galactosyltransferase brn, producing MSLQFDVPWPRCGRGMPLTSAVRVRCSVVLVLYSMVVVCFVFGGVFVLGPRVGLVTVTILAAVVFVRPTWKRLANVILNCGDVKTTLMTASSECVTPMIRRVRFVSALQSAKVKWLIIASAIILLIETTGLYTMCWEKPYAQFTYPLEVDARELLRALEDGHAPAARPINSCERYRFKIRNDRKCAEVNGTVRLLLLVKSALQHRSQRDAIRLSWGFESRFSDVVIRRVFMLGTGEPETQDEVDAEYARHKDLVQADFIDSYYNNTIKTMLGFRWAFQHCRKAEFVLFVDDDYYVSVKNLLKFIRNPWGLSAVDSEEENTPATFVGDGRLWAGFVFARSRPMRHRWSKWYLSLDEYPYSRFPPYVTAGAFVLSQPALVDLYQVAQYTRPFRFDDIFLGIVARKAGLRPLHSDAFRFWGRPEYPEDFEGLVAAHGFSDPELLVRVWEQQKSRGQA from the coding sequence ATGAGCCTGCAGTTCGATGTTCCGTGGCCTAGGTGCGGCCGCGGCATGCCGCTTACGTCGGCAGTGCGTGTGCGTTGCTCAGTTgtgttggttctttattctatggttgtAGTGTGTTTTGTGTTCGGAGGCGTCTTTGTGTTAGGTCCTCGTGTTGGCCTTGTAACCGTTACAATTTTGGCCGCTGTTGTGTTTGTGAGGCCCACATGGAAACGACTTGCAAATGTGATACTGAACTGCGGCGATGTCAAGACGACGCTGATGACGGCTTCCAGTGAGTGCGTAACGCCCATGATTCGACGTGTTAGGTTTGTTAGTGCTTTGCAGTCAGCAAAAGTAAAATGGCTCATCATTGCTTCAGCAATAATATTGCTCATCGAAACTACTGGACTGTACACAATGTGTTGGGAAAAGCCCTACGCGCAATTCACCTATCCACTAGAGGTGGATGCACGCGAACTCCTACGTGCTCTCGAGGATGGTCACGCGCCTGCTGCGCGGCCTATCAACTCCTGCGAACGCTACCGCTTCAAAATTCGCAACGACCGCAAGTGCGCGGAAGTGAACGGCACTGTGCGCCTGCTTTTGCTTGTGAAGTCCGCTCTGCAACACAGATCGCAGCGAGATGCCATCCGTCTGAGCTGGGGCTTCGAGTCCCGATTTTCAGACGTCGTTATACGGCGCGTTTTTATGCTTGGTACTGGGGAGCCGGAAACGCAAGACGAAGTTGACGCTGAGTATGCCCGTCATAAAGACCTCGTTCAGGCAGATTTCATTGACTCTTATTACAACAACACTATCAAAACAATGTTGGGGTTCCGATGGGCATTTCAGCACTGTCGGAAAGCTGAATTCGTCTTGTTTGTAGACGATGACTACTACGTTTCTGTGAAGAATCTTCTCAAATTTATTAGAAATCCGTGGGGCCTGTCAGCGGTGGACTCCGAGGAGGAGAACACTCCCGCAACATTTGTTGGAGATGGACGTCTTTGGGCAGGCTTTGTGTTCGCCCGATCGCGACCGATGCGGCATCGTTGGAGCAAGTGGTATTTATCATTGGATGAGTACCCCTATTCACGATTTCCACCTTACGTGACAGCGGGTGCATTTGTACTATCCCAGCCAGCATTGGTGGATTTGTACCAAGTGGCTCAGTATACGCGCCCTTTTCGTTTTGACGACATATTTCTTGGGATTGTAGCACGAAAAGCCGGCCTGCGGCCTTTGCATAGCGACGCATTCCGCTTCTGGGGCCGGCCCGAGTACCCCGAAGACTTTGAAGGCTTGGTGGCTGCTCACGGCTTCAGCGATCCTGAACTATTAGTGCGTGTCTGGGAGCAGCAAAAGAGCCGTGGCCAGGCTTGA
- the LOC119432939 gene encoding retinoic acid receptor RXR-alpha-B isoform X2 has protein sequence MATQERAPGLNGGASNGVSSSLPPQPSFLLSGYGAPSASRSPLDGRQLNNGPPATPQQQQQQQTTRYPPNHPLSGSKHLCSICGDRASGKHYGVYSCEGCKGFFKRTVRKDLTYACREERNCVIDKRQRNRCQYCRYQKCLSCGMKREAVQEERQRTKDRADSEVESTSGGAPPEMPLERILEAELRVEPHTGTLSESAQQQDPVSSICQAADRQLHQLVQWAKHIPHFEELPLEDRMVLLKAGWNELLIAAFSHRSIDVRDGIVLATGLVVQRHSAHSAGVGAIFDRVLTELVAKMREMKMDRTELGCLRAVVLFNPEAKGLRSTAQVEALREKVYAALEEHCRQQYPDQPGRFAKLLLRLPALRSIGLKCLEHLFFFKLIGDTPIDNFLLSMLEAPSDP, from the exons ATGGCCACCCAGGAACGAG CGCCGGGCTTGAACGGCGGGGCCTCCAACGGGGTCTCAAGCAGCCTTCCGCCGCAGCCGTCTTTCCTGCTGAGCGGCTACGGCGCACCCTCGGCTAGTCGATCACCGTTGGACGGTCGTCAGCTGAACAACGGACCACCGGCCACtccgcagcagcaacagcagcaacaaacCACGCGCTATCCTCCCAACCACCCGCTGAGCGGCTCCAAGCACCTCTGCTCCATTTGCGGAGATCGGGCTTCGGGAAAGCACTATGGCGTGTACAG CTGTGAAGGATGCAAGGGCTTTTTCAAGCGCACAGTACGGAAAGACTTGACGTATGCTTGCCGAGAGGAGCGCAATTGTGTCATAGACAAGCGGCAGCGCAACCGGTGTCAGTACTGTCGCTACCAGAAGTGCCTCTCTTGTGGCATGAAGCGGGAGGCAGTGCAAGAGGAACGACAGCGCACAAAGGACCGTGCTGACAGTGAAGTGGAGAGCACAAGCGGTGGAGCACCGCCCGAGATGCCCCTGGAACGCATACTTGAGGCTGAGTTGCGAGTTGAGCCACACACTGGCACCCTGTCAGAGAGTGCCCAACAGCAGGACCCTGTGAGCAGCATTTGCCAAGCGGCTGACCGCCAGCTTCATCAATTGGTCCAGTGGGCCAAGCACATTCCACATTTTGAGGAGCTTCCCCTCGAGGACCGCATGGTGTTGCTTAAGGCTGGCTGGAATGAGCTGCTCATTGCTGCCTTTTCGCACCGGTCCATAGATGTGCGTGATGGCATTGTGCTGGCAACGGGCCTCGTAGTGCAGCGGCATAGTGCTCACAGCGCTGGTGTTGGAGCCATCTTCGACCGGGTCCTCACTGAATTGGTGGCCAAGATGCGCGAGATGAAAATGGACCGCACTGAGCTTGGCTGCCTGCGTGCTGTGGTCCTTTTTAATCCTG AGGCAAAGGGTCTACGCAGCACTGCCCAAGTCGAGGCCCTAAGGGAGAAAGTATACGCTGCCCTGGAGGAGCACTGCCGGCAACAGTACCCCGACCAGCCAGGGCGCTTTGCCAAGCTGCTTTTGCGACTTCCAGCCCTGCGCAGCATCGGCCTGAAGTGCCTCGAGCACCTCTTTTTCTTCAAGCTCATTGGGGACACCCCAATCGACAATTTCCTCTTATCTATGCTGGAGGCCCCATCTGACCCATGA
- the LOC119432939 gene encoding retinoic acid receptor RXR-alpha-B isoform X1 has protein sequence MYKKERPKLSVTALLYGSAGPAASWPMRPLQPPDISPPGIRAAPGLNGGASNGVSSSLPPQPSFLLSGYGAPSASRSPLDGRQLNNGPPATPQQQQQQQTTRYPPNHPLSGSKHLCSICGDRASGKHYGVYSCEGCKGFFKRTVRKDLTYACREERNCVIDKRQRNRCQYCRYQKCLSCGMKREAVQEERQRTKDRADSEVESTSGGAPPEMPLERILEAELRVEPHTGTLSESAQQQDPVSSICQAADRQLHQLVQWAKHIPHFEELPLEDRMVLLKAGWNELLIAAFSHRSIDVRDGIVLATGLVVQRHSAHSAGVGAIFDRVLTELVAKMREMKMDRTELGCLRAVVLFNPEAKGLRSTAQVEALREKVYAALEEHCRQQYPDQPGRFAKLLLRLPALRSIGLKCLEHLFFFKLIGDTPIDNFLLSMLEAPSDP, from the exons ATGTACAAGAAGGAGCGGCCCAAGCTTTCTGTAACTGCTCTGTTGTACGGCTCTGCGGGGCCTGCGGCCTCGTGGCCgatgcggccgctgcagcctcCTGATATTTCTCCCCCGGGCATCCGCGCAGCGCCGGGCTTGAACGGCGGGGCCTCCAACGGGGTCTCAAGCAGCCTTCCGCCGCAGCCGTCTTTCCTGCTGAGCGGCTACGGCGCACCCTCGGCTAGTCGATCACCGTTGGACGGTCGTCAGCTGAACAACGGACCACCGGCCACtccgcagcagcaacagcagcaacaaacCACGCGCTATCCTCCCAACCACCCGCTGAGCGGCTCCAAGCACCTCTGCTCCATTTGCGGAGATCGGGCTTCGGGAAAGCACTATGGCGTGTACAG CTGTGAAGGATGCAAGGGCTTTTTCAAGCGCACAGTACGGAAAGACTTGACGTATGCTTGCCGAGAGGAGCGCAATTGTGTCATAGACAAGCGGCAGCGCAACCGGTGTCAGTACTGTCGCTACCAGAAGTGCCTCTCTTGTGGCATGAAGCGGGAGGCAGTGCAAGAGGAACGACAGCGCACAAAGGACCGTGCTGACAGTGAAGTGGAGAGCACAAGCGGTGGAGCACCGCCCGAGATGCCCCTGGAACGCATACTTGAGGCTGAGTTGCGAGTTGAGCCACACACTGGCACCCTGTCAGAGAGTGCCCAACAGCAGGACCCTGTGAGCAGCATTTGCCAAGCGGCTGACCGCCAGCTTCATCAATTGGTCCAGTGGGCCAAGCACATTCCACATTTTGAGGAGCTTCCCCTCGAGGACCGCATGGTGTTGCTTAAGGCTGGCTGGAATGAGCTGCTCATTGCTGCCTTTTCGCACCGGTCCATAGATGTGCGTGATGGCATTGTGCTGGCAACGGGCCTCGTAGTGCAGCGGCATAGTGCTCACAGCGCTGGTGTTGGAGCCATCTTCGACCGGGTCCTCACTGAATTGGTGGCCAAGATGCGCGAGATGAAAATGGACCGCACTGAGCTTGGCTGCCTGCGTGCTGTGGTCCTTTTTAATCCTG AGGCAAAGGGTCTACGCAGCACTGCCCAAGTCGAGGCCCTAAGGGAGAAAGTATACGCTGCCCTGGAGGAGCACTGCCGGCAACAGTACCCCGACCAGCCAGGGCGCTTTGCCAAGCTGCTTTTGCGACTTCCAGCCCTGCGCAGCATCGGCCTGAAGTGCCTCGAGCACCTCTTTTTCTTCAAGCTCATTGGGGACACCCCAATCGACAATTTCCTCTTATCTATGCTGGAGGCCCCATCTGACCCATGA
- the LOC119432939 gene encoding retinoic acid receptor RXR-alpha-A isoform X3, translating to MYKKERPKLSVTALLYGSAGPAASWPMRPLQPPDISPPGIRAAPGLNGGASNGVSSSLPPQPSFLLSGYGAPSASRSPLDGRQLNNGPPATPQQQQQQQTTRYPPNHPLSGSKHLCSICGDRASGKHYGVYSCEGCKGFFKRTVRKDLTYACREERNCVIDKRQRNRCQYCRYQKCLSCGMKREAVQEERQRTKDRADSEVESTSGGAPPEMPLERILEAELRVEPHTGTLSESAQQQDPVSSICQAADRQLHQLVQWAKHIPHFEELPLEDRMVLLKAGWNELLIAAFSHRSIDVRDGIVLATGLVVQRHSAHSAGVGAIFDRVLTELVAKMREMKMDRTELGCLRAVVLFNPG from the exons ATGTACAAGAAGGAGCGGCCCAAGCTTTCTGTAACTGCTCTGTTGTACGGCTCTGCGGGGCCTGCGGCCTCGTGGCCgatgcggccgctgcagcctcCTGATATTTCTCCCCCGGGCATCCGCGCAGCGCCGGGCTTGAACGGCGGGGCCTCCAACGGGGTCTCAAGCAGCCTTCCGCCGCAGCCGTCTTTCCTGCTGAGCGGCTACGGCGCACCCTCGGCTAGTCGATCACCGTTGGACGGTCGTCAGCTGAACAACGGACCACCGGCCACtccgcagcagcaacagcagcaacaaacCACGCGCTATCCTCCCAACCACCCGCTGAGCGGCTCCAAGCACCTCTGCTCCATTTGCGGAGATCGGGCTTCGGGAAAGCACTATGGCGTGTACAG CTGTGAAGGATGCAAGGGCTTTTTCAAGCGCACAGTACGGAAAGACTTGACGTATGCTTGCCGAGAGGAGCGCAATTGTGTCATAGACAAGCGGCAGCGCAACCGGTGTCAGTACTGTCGCTACCAGAAGTGCCTCTCTTGTGGCATGAAGCGGGAGGCAGTGCAAGAGGAACGACAGCGCACAAAGGACCGTGCTGACAGTGAAGTGGAGAGCACAAGCGGTGGAGCACCGCCCGAGATGCCCCTGGAACGCATACTTGAGGCTGAGTTGCGAGTTGAGCCACACACTGGCACCCTGTCAGAGAGTGCCCAACAGCAGGACCCTGTGAGCAGCATTTGCCAAGCGGCTGACCGCCAGCTTCATCAATTGGTCCAGTGGGCCAAGCACATTCCACATTTTGAGGAGCTTCCCCTCGAGGACCGCATGGTGTTGCTTAAGGCTGGCTGGAATGAGCTGCTCATTGCTGCCTTTTCGCACCGGTCCATAGATGTGCGTGATGGCATTGTGCTGGCAACGGGCCTCGTAGTGCAGCGGCATAGTGCTCACAGCGCTGGTGTTGGAGCCATCTTCGACCGGGTCCTCACTGAATTGGTGGCCAAGATGCGCGAGATGAAAATGGACCGCACTGAGCTTGGCTGCCTGCGTGCTGTGGTCCTTTTTAATCCTG GATGA